A part of Candidatus Auribacterota bacterium genomic DNA contains:
- a CDS encoding manganese efflux pump MntP family protein, with amino-acid sequence MSFAVLFFMAVALAMDCFAVSLAIALAVGKPSNHQTFKLAFNFGLYQFLMPVLGWFAGRGLLEYIQGFDHWVAFGLLAFIGGKMIYESTVIGRGEVGGDDPTRGISLIMLSLATSIDALGVGLSLSVLGVEILYPAMVIGIVSFVLTCVGMKIGPLAGRLFGKRVEAAGGIVLILIGIKILCEHFLS; translated from the coding sequence TGGCAGTAGCCCTGGCGATGGACTGCTTTGCTGTCTCCCTCGCGATAGCCCTCGCCGTGGGAAAACCATCGAATCATCAGACGTTCAAGCTCGCGTTTAACTTTGGACTATACCAGTTTCTTATGCCCGTCCTTGGATGGTTCGCCGGGCGCGGCCTGCTGGAATACATACAGGGCTTTGACCACTGGGTGGCCTTTGGGTTGCTTGCATTCATCGGCGGCAAGATGATCTATGAGTCTACGGTAATCGGTCGCGGCGAGGTGGGAGGTGATGATCCAACGCGGGGCATATCTCTCATCATGCTTTCCCTGGCGACGAGTATTGATGCGCTGGGGGTTGGTTTGAGTCTCAGTGTGCTCGGGGTGGAGATTCTTTATCCTGCCATGGTGATCGGTATCGTATCGTTCGTACTCACCTGCGTAGGGATGAAGATCGGCCCTCTCGCGGGAAGACTCTTCGGGAAGAGGGTGGAGGCGGCCGGCGGCATCGTGCTGATCCTGATCGGGATAAAAATCCTTTGTGAACACTTCCTGAG